The proteins below come from a single Salinibacterium sp. NK8237 genomic window:
- a CDS encoding biotin/lipoyl-binding protein, which produces MSVARRWVFPIIRMIIFAIIAAALVKFAFFGDALTADSLEYPTVAIEEQHYEVVTGTITNDVELTGSIAAAAAVPIPATLSGEVREVAVSAGQSVKKGQEILKLRAEVANSDGTSGTQWKIVEAPATGKLADFTALVGSSFQVGSPVGNVAPPSYIVSGTVPSEQLYRLVDRPEEASVAINGGPTPFTCTGLSIAFASGDESGAEASSGPTVSCTVPSDVVVFPGLTADITIAGGIAEDVMVVPITAVEGTALSGIVHFVMPDGTTEEREVVLGLNDGINVEVVSGVDVGDTILQFVPGAEATGDEALPDNCYYEGTEVVCY; this is translated from the coding sequence ATGAGTGTTGCGCGCAGGTGGGTCTTTCCCATCATCCGGATGATCATTTTTGCCATTATCGCCGCAGCGCTCGTGAAATTTGCTTTCTTCGGCGATGCCCTGACTGCCGACAGCCTCGAGTATCCAACGGTGGCGATTGAAGAACAGCACTATGAAGTGGTGACGGGAACGATCACCAACGATGTGGAGCTGACCGGGAGTATCGCCGCGGCCGCTGCAGTGCCCATTCCTGCAACGCTCTCGGGTGAGGTGCGCGAAGTTGCCGTGTCGGCCGGACAATCGGTGAAGAAGGGGCAGGAGATCCTGAAGCTGCGGGCTGAAGTGGCCAATTCCGATGGCACATCGGGAACTCAATGGAAAATCGTTGAGGCACCGGCAACAGGCAAGCTCGCCGACTTCACTGCTCTCGTGGGCTCATCGTTTCAGGTGGGCTCTCCGGTCGGGAACGTTGCGCCACCGTCCTATATTGTGAGCGGAACTGTGCCGTCAGAACAGCTCTATCGTCTCGTGGATCGTCCAGAAGAGGCGAGCGTCGCGATCAACGGTGGTCCGACGCCATTTACGTGCACGGGGCTCAGCATCGCGTTTGCTAGCGGCGACGAATCCGGTGCGGAAGCATCATCCGGGCCAACAGTGTCGTGCACAGTGCCGAGTGACGTCGTGGTCTTTCCCGGGCTCACCGCTGACATCACGATCGCAGGCGGGATTGCCGAAGACGTCATGGTCGTGCCGATCACCGCAGTGGAAGGCACTGCGCTTTCCGGCATCGTTCACTTCGTGATGCCCGATGGTACGACGGAGGAGCGAGAGGTCGTTCTCGGGCTGAACGACGGTATTAACGTCGAAGTAGTCTCTGGAGTCGACGTGGGAGACACCATCTTGCAGTTCGTGCCTGGCGCTGAGGCGACCGGCGATGAAGCCTTGCCAGACAACTGTTACTACGAGGGCACTGAAGTGGTGTGCTACTAA
- a CDS encoding CinA family protein, with the protein MTTEELATKIVAILTEQRQTLALAESLTGGLLCASLVAVPGASAVLNGAVVAYNTAIKHQVLGVDASLLAIHGTVHPDVAAYMATGAREVLGVGEQQAYFGLATTGVAGPDSHEGKPPGTVFIGFAATGFVETRDFQFAGDRHEIRQQAVQAALQCLYDYLTSDH; encoded by the coding sequence GTGACTACTGAAGAACTCGCCACAAAAATTGTGGCGATTCTCACCGAACAACGACAAACCCTTGCTCTAGCCGAGTCCTTGACGGGAGGTCTGTTGTGCGCGTCGCTCGTGGCAGTGCCTGGTGCATCCGCTGTGCTCAACGGGGCAGTGGTGGCCTACAACACCGCCATCAAACATCAGGTTCTGGGCGTAGACGCGAGCCTTCTCGCAATCCATGGCACGGTGCATCCGGATGTCGCGGCCTACATGGCCACCGGAGCGCGCGAGGTTCTCGGAGTAGGCGAGCAACAGGCGTACTTCGGATTGGCAACGACGGGGGTCGCAGGGCCTGACTCCCACGAGGGCAAGCCGCCCGGAACCGTGTTCATCGGTTTCGCGGCCACTGGCTTCGTCGAGACGAGAGATTTCCAGTTTGCAGGAGATCGTCATGAGATCCGTCAGCAGGCTGTTCAGGCCGCGCTGCAGTGCCTGTACGACTACCTCACTTCAGACCACTAA
- a CDS encoding ribonuclease J, whose product MPVSIFDPPALESGTLRVTPIGGLGEIGRNMTTFEIDGKILIVDCGVLFPEEHQPGVDLILPDFSSIRDRLDDILGIVLTHGHEDHIGAVPYLLRLRQDIPLIGSTLTLALIEAKLKEHRIKPYTLNVTEGQKEKIGPFDLEFVAVNHSIPDALAVAITTVAGTVLHTGDFKMDQLPLDNRITDLRAFARLGEAGIDLFLSDSTNADVPGFTPNERDIGPVLEAVIAKAPRRVIVASFSSHVHRVQQVLDAAIANNRKVVLMGRSMVRNMGIASDLGFLKVPDGVLLDAKKAVNYPDNQLVYMSTGSQGEPMAVLARMANMEHQIEVGKGDTVILASSLIPGNENAVYRVINGLTKLGANVVHKANAKVHVSGHAAAGELLYCYNILRPKNVLPVHGEYRHLVANANLAIQSGVPAENTIIAEDGTVIDLKDGHAAVVGQLDVGFVYVDGSSVGEITEADLKDRRILAEEGFISIFVAVDPQTGKVIVGPEIQSRGFAEDEGVFDAVLPQVVKALTDAAENGTRDTHAFAQVVRRTVGRWVNTQHRRRPMIVPVIIEA is encoded by the coding sequence ATGCCAGTTTCTATTTTTGATCCGCCCGCGCTTGAGTCGGGAACGCTCCGTGTCACCCCGATCGGTGGTCTTGGCGAAATCGGTCGCAACATGACCACGTTCGAAATTGACGGCAAGATCCTCATCGTCGACTGTGGCGTGTTGTTCCCCGAGGAGCACCAGCCCGGAGTCGACCTGATTCTTCCTGACTTCAGCTCGATTCGTGATCGTCTCGACGACATCCTCGGCATTGTGCTCACGCACGGCCACGAGGATCACATCGGTGCTGTTCCTTATCTCTTGCGCTTGCGCCAAGACATCCCGCTGATCGGATCGACTCTCACGCTCGCGTTGATCGAGGCGAAGCTCAAAGAGCACCGCATCAAGCCATACACGCTCAACGTCACCGAGGGCCAGAAAGAGAAGATCGGTCCCTTCGACCTCGAGTTCGTGGCCGTGAACCACTCGATCCCGGATGCACTCGCTGTCGCCATCACGACCGTGGCTGGAACTGTCTTGCACACGGGTGACTTCAAGATGGACCAGTTGCCGCTCGACAACCGCATCACCGATCTTCGTGCGTTTGCGCGTCTTGGCGAAGCAGGAATCGACCTGTTCCTTTCCGACTCGACCAACGCAGACGTTCCCGGCTTCACCCCCAACGAGCGTGACATCGGCCCTGTGCTCGAAGCGGTCATTGCTAAGGCTCCTCGACGCGTAATCGTCGCGAGCTTCTCGAGCCACGTGCACCGAGTTCAGCAGGTTCTGGATGCCGCGATCGCTAACAACCGCAAGGTAGTCCTGATGGGGCGTTCGATGGTGCGCAACATGGGCATCGCGTCAGACCTGGGGTTCCTCAAGGTGCCCGACGGGGTTCTGTTAGACGCCAAGAAAGCCGTCAACTACCCCGACAACCAGCTCGTGTACATGTCCACCGGCAGCCAGGGTGAGCCAATGGCTGTTCTGGCGCGCATGGCCAACATGGAACACCAGATTGAGGTCGGTAAGGGCGACACTGTCATCCTCGCGTCGAGCCTCATCCCCGGCAACGAGAACGCGGTCTACCGCGTCATCAATGGGCTTACGAAGTTGGGTGCCAACGTCGTGCACAAGGCGAACGCCAAGGTGCACGTCTCAGGTCACGCTGCCGCGGGCGAGTTGCTCTACTGCTACAACATTTTGCGCCCCAAGAACGTGCTGCCAGTTCACGGTGAGTACCGCCACTTGGTCGCAAATGCGAACCTCGCTATTCAGTCAGGCGTGCCCGCCGAAAACACGATCATTGCCGAAGATGGCACGGTCATTGACCTGAAGGACGGCCACGCGGCTGTTGTTGGTCAGCTTGATGTCGGTTTTGTTTACGTTGATGGCTCAAGCGTTGGCGAGATCACGGAGGCTGACCTCAAGGATCGCCGCATCCTTGCCGAAGAGGGTTTCATCTCCATTTTCGTTGCAGTCGACCCGCAAACAGGCAAGGTCATCGTGGGGCCCGAGATCCAGTCTCGTGGCTTCGCAGAAGACGAGGGTGTGTTTGACGCTGTGCTTCCACAGGTGGTGAAGGCGCTGACGGATGCTGCCGAGAATGGCACGCGCGATACTCATGCGTTCGCTCAGGTGGTTCGTCGCACGGTGGGGCGTTGGGTCAACACTCAGCACCGTCGCCGGCCGATGATCGTTCCGGTCATCATCGAAGCGTAG
- a CDS encoding DNA translocase FtsK: protein MATRTSSTSRSGASKPRARNTTNKTQATKRLPRGKTPPVEPEGPLTKLWLALAHMVGGAFRVFGREELTKDERRDGVPFLFFVLAIVGAVVEWFNPTDSVAIALDAYTFGGLVGRVAFALPVILLLLAIWMFRHPSSVHDNGRIGIGLSILIVTVAALCHVYSSQPHPSEGAEAIARAGGVFGWLLANPLLWLGGMWLAVPLIVLLLVLSLFIVTKTPPNRLPSRLRELYAYLFGAQLQSDEERAAAKNSTGTNKNDSVQFGSLTDIGLGDVNDTGSLPWWRRNKSQQTEDKAFDSPVISRDQPTEVVAPVSKPSVAPVQPPAAKDLTKKEDEFGVELLEDLLKAEDAVKKYATGEVDAAATGVRDDGPGILPGFTTKASEKGNAGEFDGPHETTPQSNAVYRLPQAVMLSAGTPPKSRSAANDEVVAAITEVLKQFSVDATVTGFSRGPSVTRYELELGPGVKVERVTALARNISYAVASNEVNILSPIPGKSAIGVEIPNKDREIVSLGDVLRSSASTKSEHPMTIGLGKDVEGGFVVANLAKMPHLLVAGSTGSGKSSFVNSMITSVLMRAKPAEVRMVLIDPKRVELSIYAGVPHLITPIITNPKKAAEALAWVVKEMDMRYDDLASFGFRHIDDFNRAVIADEIKLPEGSQRKLKPYPYLLIVVDELADLMMVAPRDVEDSIVRITQLARASGIHLVLATQRPSVDVVTGLIKANVPSRLAFAVSSMTDSRVILDQPGADKLIGQGDALFLPMGASKAIRVQGAWVPESEIAEIVKHVIAQAEPEYRNDVAVVAEKKQIDADIGDDIDVLLAATELIVSTQFGSTSMLQRKLRVGFAKAGRLMDLLESREIVGPSEGSKARDVLVSAEQLPAVLARLRGEDEPGPVDAVEESLSGYDEVESASDEDAWNLTDRE from the coding sequence ATGGCTACGCGTACATCGTCGACCTCGCGCTCGGGTGCGTCGAAACCGCGCGCCAGAAACACGACGAATAAGACTCAAGCAACGAAACGATTGCCTCGCGGCAAGACGCCTCCGGTCGAGCCGGAAGGCCCTCTCACCAAGCTCTGGCTCGCACTCGCGCACATGGTCGGTGGTGCGTTCCGAGTTTTCGGTCGTGAAGAGCTCACTAAAGATGAGCGTCGCGACGGCGTACCCTTTCTCTTCTTTGTGCTCGCGATTGTTGGCGCCGTCGTGGAGTGGTTTAACCCCACCGATTCGGTAGCGATCGCCCTCGACGCGTATACCTTCGGTGGCCTCGTCGGTCGCGTGGCCTTCGCGCTGCCCGTTATCTTGCTGCTCTTGGCAATTTGGATGTTCCGGCATCCGTCAAGCGTTCATGACAATGGCCGAATCGGCATCGGCCTCAGCATTCTTATCGTGACTGTTGCGGCGCTGTGTCATGTCTATAGCAGCCAGCCGCATCCCTCCGAGGGCGCCGAGGCAATTGCTCGTGCCGGGGGAGTATTCGGGTGGCTTCTGGCCAATCCGCTGCTCTGGCTAGGCGGCATGTGGCTTGCAGTGCCGTTGATCGTGCTTTTGCTCGTGCTCTCCCTCTTCATTGTTACCAAGACCCCGCCAAACCGGCTTCCTTCGCGACTGCGTGAGCTTTACGCGTACCTCTTCGGCGCGCAGCTGCAGTCAGATGAAGAACGGGCCGCGGCGAAGAATTCGACGGGAACCAACAAGAACGATTCGGTTCAATTCGGTTCGTTGACAGACATCGGGCTTGGCGATGTCAACGACACGGGATCCTTGCCGTGGTGGCGCCGTAACAAGTCTCAGCAGACAGAAGACAAGGCATTCGACAGTCCCGTCATCTCGCGCGATCAGCCGACCGAGGTCGTCGCTCCCGTGTCAAAGCCATCAGTTGCTCCAGTTCAGCCGCCGGCAGCAAAAGATCTCACCAAAAAAGAAGACGAGTTTGGCGTCGAGCTGCTCGAAGATCTCCTCAAAGCAGAAGACGCGGTCAAGAAGTACGCGACCGGAGAAGTGGATGCCGCAGCCACCGGTGTGCGCGACGACGGCCCGGGTATTCTGCCCGGTTTCACGACCAAGGCCAGCGAAAAGGGCAATGCGGGCGAGTTCGATGGCCCGCACGAGACGACCCCGCAGTCCAACGCGGTGTATCGCCTTCCTCAGGCTGTCATGCTCTCGGCGGGAACCCCACCGAAGTCGCGCTCGGCCGCAAACGACGAAGTAGTCGCAGCGATCACCGAAGTGCTCAAGCAGTTCAGCGTGGATGCAACGGTCACTGGTTTCAGTCGCGGTCCCTCGGTTACGCGCTATGAGCTTGAACTTGGTCCTGGCGTGAAGGTGGAGCGCGTTACCGCGCTCGCCCGCAACATCAGCTACGCGGTTGCGAGCAACGAGGTCAACATCCTGTCGCCCATTCCGGGCAAGAGCGCTATCGGCGTTGAGATCCCGAATAAGGACCGCGAGATTGTGTCGCTCGGCGACGTACTACGTTCGAGCGCAAGCACGAAGAGCGAACACCCCATGACTATTGGTCTCGGCAAAGATGTCGAGGGCGGGTTCGTTGTTGCTAACCTCGCCAAAATGCCCCACCTTTTGGTTGCTGGTTCGACCGGTTCGGGTAAGTCGAGTTTTGTGAACTCAATGATCACTTCGGTGCTGATGCGGGCTAAGCCTGCCGAAGTCCGCATGGTTCTCATCGACCCCAAGCGTGTCGAGCTCTCGATCTACGCTGGCGTTCCGCACCTCATTACTCCCATCATCACGAACCCGAAAAAGGCTGCAGAAGCTCTTGCGTGGGTCGTGAAAGAGATGGATATGCGTTACGACGACCTGGCAAGTTTCGGGTTCCGTCACATCGACGACTTCAACCGTGCAGTGATCGCTGATGAGATCAAGCTTCCCGAGGGTAGCCAACGCAAGCTCAAGCCCTATCCCTACCTGCTGATCGTCGTTGATGAGCTCGCTGACCTGATGATGGTCGCGCCGCGCGATGTTGAAGACTCGATTGTGCGCATTACACAACTGGCGCGTGCATCAGGAATCCACCTCGTGCTTGCTACCCAGCGCCCCAGCGTCGACGTCGTCACCGGTCTTATCAAGGCAAACGTGCCCTCGCGGCTCGCCTTCGCGGTGTCGAGCATGACGGACTCTCGCGTGATCCTCGACCAGCCAGGTGCAGACAAGCTCATTGGTCAGGGAGACGCGCTCTTCTTGCCCATGGGTGCTTCCAAGGCCATTCGCGTTCAAGGAGCGTGGGTTCCTGAAAGCGAAATTGCCGAGATCGTGAAGCACGTAATTGCTCAGGCAGAGCCTGAGTACCGCAATGATGTCGCTGTAGTCGCTGAGAAGAAGCAGATTGATGCTGACATTGGGGATGACATTGATGTGCTGCTGGCGGCGACAGAGCTCATTGTCAGTACACAGTTCGGTTCTACCTCGATGTTGCAGCGCAAACTGCGTGTGGGGTTTGCCAAAGCCGGCCGGCTGATGGACCTGCTTGAGTCGCGTGAGATCGTTGGCCCATCCGAAGGGTCCAAGGCTCGAGACGTGCTCGTATCGGCTGAACAACTGCCTGCGGTGCTCGCTCGACTCCGGGGAGAAGACGAGCCGGGTCCTGTCGACGCGGTAGAAGAGTCTCTCAGCGGATACGATGAAGTAGAAAGCGCCTCAGACGAGGACGCCTGGAACTTGACCGATCGGGAGTGA
- a CDS encoding ABC transporter permease: MSWWRKKKPADSPAEPVEAPSEPAEPPIEPAGLTAGPATSAELVARPSSELAVIRQEPRGAVVSGVVGAVVEAWDEVRINRTRVLLSLIGIGVAVCALATVVGAGTVFGQAQTEQFERGSGRPATLAVYPPYQEGGTQNLDTATFVASLESIIDRYQISHATPLLRGDITANLVNGTQFTAVQGVSAAYGVMHRVELGEGRWLTEEDANRLAPAVVINDEFYDALGRPDLRTHPTIELEGETATTAVVVGVFLPQPFSTGLTLSMLAEPFRALIGTSAGQQTDISYELWVPEEQSAQLQDIITRDMLGDFGEGWTANVNRNDYLAWGGPSPLEPLQWVIGGIAGLILLLGGLGLVNISLVTVKYRVREIGVRRAFGATAGRVFFAVMMESVVATVAAGVIGVALAIVIVQNPSVQELIAPGVQDLPPFPLEAALIALAASAAVGALAGLMPALVAVRVKVIDAIRY; this comes from the coding sequence ATGAGCTGGTGGCGCAAGAAAAAGCCTGCGGATTCACCGGCTGAGCCTGTGGAGGCACCGAGCGAGCCCGCGGAACCACCGATCGAGCCTGCGGGACTGACGGCCGGGCCCGCGACATCCGCTGAACTCGTTGCACGCCCGAGTTCTGAGCTTGCCGTAATTCGTCAGGAGCCTCGCGGTGCCGTGGTCAGCGGTGTCGTTGGCGCAGTGGTTGAAGCGTGGGATGAGGTGCGCATCAATCGCACCCGTGTCTTGTTGAGCCTGATCGGGATTGGTGTCGCGGTGTGCGCGCTCGCCACTGTCGTGGGTGCGGGTACCGTGTTCGGCCAAGCCCAGACGGAACAGTTTGAGCGGGGCAGTGGTCGCCCCGCAACGCTTGCCGTGTATCCGCCGTACCAAGAAGGCGGAACGCAGAATCTTGATACAGCCACTTTCGTGGCCAGCTTGGAAAGCATCATCGATCGCTACCAGATCAGTCACGCGACACCGCTATTGCGGGGGGATATCACTGCCAACCTCGTCAATGGCACGCAGTTCACGGCTGTGCAGGGAGTGAGCGCTGCCTATGGCGTTATGCATCGCGTCGAGCTGGGTGAGGGGCGTTGGCTCACTGAGGAGGATGCGAACCGGCTAGCTCCTGCCGTTGTAATCAACGACGAGTTTTATGACGCGCTGGGTCGCCCCGATCTGCGCACCCACCCGACTATCGAGTTGGAAGGGGAAACCGCTACTACTGCCGTCGTAGTGGGAGTCTTCTTGCCCCAACCGTTTTCTACCGGGCTCACCCTCTCGATGCTGGCGGAACCATTCCGGGCTCTCATCGGAACCTCAGCGGGGCAGCAAACAGATATCAGCTATGAATTGTGGGTTCCCGAAGAACAATCTGCGCAACTGCAAGACATCATCACGCGTGACATGCTCGGCGACTTTGGGGAAGGGTGGACGGCGAACGTCAACCGAAATGACTATCTCGCCTGGGGTGGGCCCAGCCCGCTCGAGCCCCTGCAATGGGTCATCGGTGGCATCGCCGGCCTGATACTGCTCCTCGGTGGACTCGGACTCGTCAACATCTCTCTCGTGACCGTCAAGTACCGCGTACGGGAAATTGGTGTTCGCCGCGCATTTGGGGCCACCGCCGGTCGTGTCTTCTTCGCCGTGATGATGGAAAGCGTCGTCGCGACGGTTGCCGCCGGTGTCATCGGTGTCGCCCTCGCGATCGTGATCGTCCAGAATCCGTCGGTGCAAGAGCTGATCGCTCCCGGGGTTCAAGATCTTCCCCCGTTCCCGCTGGAGGCAGCGTTGATCGCGCTCGCGGCATCCGCGGCGGTAGGAGCTTTAGCGGGTTTGATGCCTGCTCTCGTGGCAGTCAGAGTGAAAGTCATTGATGCAATTCGCTACTAG
- the pgsA gene encoding CDP-diacylglycerol--glycerol-3-phosphate 3-phosphatidyltransferase, with protein MGDQPVSESAPPHRANAFRGRMIRKGDTPASNANIANIITVVRIFLAPLFIWMLLLDDGEMGLIRYLAAALFIFAIVTDTVDGQLARGRNLITNVGIILDPIADKILTGGALVALSILGELPWWITILILVREFGITIYRFAVLSKVVVPASRGGKLKTVLQAVAISLFLVPLFTVLGSWVLWLNWFVMAIAVVLTVYTGIEYLWQAWRHTRKTNSGA; from the coding sequence GTGGGCGACCAACCAGTTTCTGAATCCGCTCCGCCCCATCGCGCCAACGCATTTCGTGGCCGCATGATTCGCAAGGGTGACACTCCGGCATCGAACGCGAATATCGCCAACATCATCACGGTTGTGCGTATATTCCTCGCTCCGCTCTTCATCTGGATGCTGCTGCTTGATGACGGCGAGATGGGGCTCATCCGCTACTTGGCGGCAGCGCTCTTCATCTTCGCCATCGTTACCGACACGGTCGACGGCCAGCTGGCGCGGGGGCGAAACCTCATCACGAACGTCGGGATCATCCTCGATCCCATCGCCGACAAAATCCTCACCGGTGGCGCTCTCGTCGCCCTGTCGATTCTGGGCGAGCTGCCATGGTGGATCACGATTCTCATCCTCGTTCGCGAGTTCGGCATCACGATCTACCGTTTCGCCGTGCTGTCGAAGGTCGTTGTTCCGGCCTCCCGCGGGGGCAAATTGAAGACAGTTCTGCAGGCCGTCGCAATTTCCCTCTTCCTAGTGCCGCTGTTCACCGTGCTCGGCTCGTGGGTCCTCTGGCTCAACTGGTTCGTCATGGCAATCGCTGTGGTGCTCACCGTGTACACCGGCATCGAATACCTGTGGCAAGCATGGCGCCACACCCGCAAAACCAACTCAGGAGCGTGA
- the dapA gene encoding 4-hydroxy-tetrahydrodipicolinate synthase: protein MSKENPFGQVLVALITPFTSEGEVDWADVEKHIDSVISSGADGIVVTGTTGETSTLTDPEKIKLVEVAKSVSAGRAKIITGGGSNETAHAIELYKASEKAGADGVMIVTPYYNKPTQAGVLTHFRMIADATDLPVIMYDIPGRTGIPITYETILRAAKHPNILAVKDAKGDFSEVSRVLNQTDLLYFSGDDSNALPHMSIGASGLIGVTANIAPAPYRVMVDAVNAGDLATATAAHQALEPLVRAAMTHVPGTVAAKYILHGLGRISSPRVRLPLVGPEDAEAARIEDELALVSGIEGLDLSNFRPDRNAAAGGALPKIAGATR from the coding sequence AAGCACATCGATAGCGTGATTAGTTCTGGAGCTGACGGCATTGTTGTCACCGGCACCACGGGCGAGACGAGCACGCTCACTGACCCCGAGAAGATCAAACTCGTAGAGGTCGCGAAGTCGGTATCTGCCGGCCGAGCAAAGATCATCACGGGCGGTGGCTCAAACGAGACCGCCCACGCGATCGAGCTCTACAAAGCGAGCGAGAAGGCGGGCGCTGATGGCGTCATGATCGTCACGCCGTACTACAACAAGCCAACGCAGGCGGGAGTCCTCACCCACTTCCGCATGATCGCGGACGCGACCGACCTGCCCGTGATCATGTACGACATTCCTGGTCGCACCGGCATCCCGATCACGTACGAAACCATCCTTCGCGCCGCCAAGCACCCCAACATCCTTGCTGTCAAAGATGCGAAGGGTGACTTCAGCGAGGTGAGCCGTGTGCTCAACCAGACTGACCTCCTCTACTTTTCTGGCGACGACTCGAACGCTCTGCCTCACATGTCGATTGGTGCTTCTGGGCTCATCGGAGTCACCGCTAATATCGCGCCAGCGCCGTACCGTGTGATGGTGGATGCCGTCAATGCGGGGGACCTTGCAACGGCAACGGCCGCCCACCAAGCTCTCGAGCCACTCGTGCGTGCGGCGATGACCCACGTTCCTGGCACGGTTGCTGCCAAGTACATCCTTCACGGCCTTGGGCGAATTTCGAGCCCGCGCGTGCGCTTGCCGCTCGTCGGTCCCGAAGACGCTGAGGCAGCCCGTATCGAAGACGAGTTGGCTCTCGTCTCGGGTATCGAGGGGCTCGATCTGTCCAACTTTCGCCCTGACCGCAACGCTGCGGCTGGGGGAGCCTTGCCCAAAATTGCCGGGGCGACCCGCTAG
- a CDS encoding ABC transporter ATP-binding protein: MPLLSLDAVTRSVELPDFSTLEILKGITLNVEVGDHISIVGRSGSGKSTLLNLLGLIDNPTSGRIVFDGEPLEKLAGSKRDRKRGRDVGFIFQQFNLLAGRTALENVMTPLLYASGRQFWRRKAIAAEMLDRVGLGDRMASMPEKLSGGEQQRVAIARALVRSPRLILADEPTGALDVETGKTVMALLDDVAEQSGAALITITHDPNVAALARRHYRLDGGVLEAIDVRKMLAASLPEAAL, from the coding sequence ATGCCATTGCTCTCGCTTGACGCCGTAACGCGCTCGGTCGAGTTGCCTGATTTCTCGACGCTGGAGATTCTCAAAGGAATCACTCTCAATGTCGAGGTGGGCGACCACATCAGCATTGTGGGGCGTTCGGGTTCCGGAAAGTCCACCCTGCTCAATCTTCTCGGCCTCATCGACAACCCCACCAGTGGTCGCATCGTGTTCGACGGTGAACCGCTCGAGAAGCTCGCCGGCAGCAAACGCGACCGCAAGCGCGGCAGAGATGTCGGTTTCATCTTTCAGCAGTTCAATCTCTTGGCCGGTCGCACCGCTCTCGAAAATGTAATGACCCCTTTGCTCTATGCCTCCGGGCGCCAATTTTGGCGACGTAAAGCTATCGCCGCAGAGATGCTCGACCGCGTCGGGCTTGGCGACCGGATGGCCTCGATGCCTGAAAAGCTCTCGGGTGGTGAACAACAACGTGTCGCTATCGCACGCGCTCTTGTTCGCAGCCCCCGCCTGATCCTCGCCGACGAACCGACCGGTGCTCTGGATGTCGAAACAGGCAAAACGGTGATGGCTTTGCTGGATGACGTTGCTGAGCAATCAGGCGCGGCTCTCATCACCATCACGCACGACCCGAATGTCGCAGCGCTGGCCCGCCGGCACTACCGCCTCGACGGTGGGGTGTTGGAAGCTATTGATGTGCGCAAAATGCTCGCCGCGAGTCTGCCGGAGGCTGCGCTATGA